The Cyanobacteriota bacterium genome segment GCCACCACTGCCACAGTTGCGGGGTTGTCAGTTCTGAGTGTTACAGTTCTAGCCATGCGTTTGTGGCTAGAGGCAATCTACGTGCTTAATGACCTCAACACCACTATTACAGCCAACCAACTGTTCAATATTCGTGAAATCAAGCGTACCTTTCCGTTGATCAATAGCGGCATCCTTGTAGCTGATGTTATAGGGGGCTTCTCTCTGCCATTGTTGGTGCGGTTGTTCAGGTTACCTAACGTCATTCTGGTGTCTGCTCTGATGGTCGCGATCGGCGCAGGGATTCTCTACTACCTGACGGAAGCTTACCGACAATTCTTTCCTGACTCACGCATACGCCGTACCACCGAAGAGCAGATGGAATTCGCCACATCTCGCTTACAGCAACCTCTTCAGCGCTACATAGCCCTGTTATTTGCTTTCTTCGTGCTAGCGCAAATTCTGTATCTGTTGGTGGATTTTCAGTTTCTAACCCAGTTAGAGCTACGGAATGCCCAAAGCCAAAGTCCAGTCGAGCAAATTGCGATTGGTGTAACTCTAGGATTCCTAGGTGCTGGTGATCCTAAGTCTGCATCAGATGAAATTGCCAGTTTCTTGGGGCTGTTTCAAGGGTTCTTAGGCATTGTGGAAATTTCAACACAGTGGTTTGCATCCAGTCGCTTAATTGAGCGCCTCGGGGTGTTTTTTGTCACCTTGTGTTTGCCCGTAATTGCGATCGTTCTGGGTCTGCCTCTGAGTATTGGTCTATTGCCCATGTTTGGTGGCTTTGTCGTCTTAAAGTTCTTAGACGAGTGGATTCGCTACACGCTGCTCAACAGCAGTAGTCCTGTGTTATTCCAACCACTGCCTGACCATATTCGTAGCGATGTGCAGTCGGTGGTTCGGGGTAATGCTGAGCCTATTTCCACAGGCATAGCTGGGCTGGTCTTCTTAGCCATACTCTGGTTTGCCCAAGATACTATGTGGCAAAGCAAGATTTTCATCGGCCTGATTTTGCTAGTGGCTGCCGTGTGGATTGCTGTTATCTGGGTGCTGCGATCGCGCTACGTCAGCTTGCTGGTAATTGGGGCAGAGCGAGGAGAGCTGAGTTTGTCTGCGGTGGATCTACCTGAACTCAAGCGGCGAGCTATGGAAACTTTGAATCGCCCTGACGCAGAAGAAGACAAGCGATCGTGTATCGAGCTGCTAAGTCATATTGACCCCAAAAATGCTGGCGACGTTCTAGCGCCGGTATTGCCTCTATTACCAGCCGATCTTCAATGTCAAAGCCTAGAGGTGATGATGCAGCACCCTAATGTGGCCTATCTCAACCAAGTGAGGGAACTCATCAAACAGCCCCTAGCACCAGAGGTACTGGCGATGGCGCTGCGATACATCTGGCTAACGGAAGCAGAACCTAATATTCAACAACTCCGACCCTACTTGCGCCCAGAAGTGGATCCAGTTGTGCGCGGAACAGCTGCTTCCCTCATGCTGCGCCTAGGAGATCCACAAAATCGTGCCCAAGCCACGAACACTCTGCGCCAGATGCTAACCCATCGCCGCGAACGAGAGCGAGTTATGGGCTGCCGTGCTCTAGGGGAAGCTGAGTACATGCAGGCCCTACGCCTGTACATTCCTAGCCTTTTGCAAGATGAATCATTGCGGGTGCGGTGTGCATTACTGGAGGCAATCGCTGCTACTCGCTTAGAGGAATACTATCCCTCTCTCTTAAAGGGGTTAACCTATAAATC includes the following:
- a CDS encoding MFS transporter — encoded protein: MRIDYQQPAWGGWVDNVLKLVNLRAEESERTVLMFAFYTATSVGLSWLEASTVALFLGEYGAKSLPIIYIASAAIGIVLSFLYSWMQQVLPLRRVIVLVVLLLAVPLLIFRLGLTATTATVAGLSVLSVTVLAMRLWLEAIYVLNDLNTTITANQLFNIREIKRTFPLINSGILVADVIGGFSLPLLVRLFRLPNVILVSALMVAIGAGILYYLTEAYRQFFPDSRIRRTTEEQMEFATSRLQQPLQRYIALLFAFFVLAQILYLLVDFQFLTQLELRNAQSQSPVEQIAIGVTLGFLGAGDPKSASDEIASFLGLFQGFLGIVEISTQWFASSRLIERLGVFFVTLCLPVIAIVLGLPLSIGLLPMFGGFVVLKFLDEWIRYTLLNSSSPVLFQPLPDHIRSDVQSVVRGNAEPISTGIAGLVFLAILWFAQDTMWQSKIFIGLILLVAAVWIAVIWVLRSRYVSLLVIGAERGELSLSAVDLPELKRRAMETLNRPDAEEDKRSCIELLSHIDPKNAGDVLAPVLPLLPADLQCQSLEVMMQHPNVAYLNQVRELIKQPLAPEVLAMALRYIWLTEAEPNIQQLRPYLRPEVDPVVRGTAASLMLRLGDPQNRAQATNTLRQMLTHRRERERVMGCRALGEAEYMQALRLYIPSLLQDESLRVRCALLEAIAATRLEEYYPSLLKGLTYKSTREAAMRSLVRLENEALTHARLVDWAEDINKPESVRLHAWSVIGQIGTIEARNILVSHLMTTWGKTRRNIADILLKIPHEMGINAVLDRMGRSGVELLIEQELLFVAQLQAALVDLGSEQVWGREADLLRRALQDAMSDAIERIFPLLKFLYRADTIQAAAYNLQSESRTNVALGLEILDNTIDISRKWVLLSILDRHSDQEKLQILEQMVPYQQMAPSDRLRYLLDLRHFLPDWPLACCYHLARYARWSVTPEQVIACIRHPTGFVREAVLFYLMVASPRALRELLPKLKDDPDRLVANQAQCMMKEIGRANGVATPTIDSTWHVAMENS